From Candoia aspera isolate rCanAsp1 chromosome 4, rCanAsp1.hap2, whole genome shotgun sequence, a single genomic window includes:
- the LOC134497454 gene encoding olfactory receptor 6C3-like: MKKNETRISEFILLGFTEVRRLQLLFFSILFVSYILTIMGNAVLIILANTDYRLHTPMYFFLWNFSILEIGFTTVVTPQTLSHLLMGNKTMPYVGCMIQFFLYLHLGTTEFFLLAVMSCDRYLAICNPLRYPSIMSKSLCTSLVLGCWVGGFLSIIGPCLLLLQFPMCDSNILDHFFCDITPLMNLLCGDIRILESFVFVTAVLSLLGTLTISVVSYINIIKRVLRIPSAAGRKKAFSTCASHFIVISITYGSCIFLYINPGQESKVEFAKIVAILNTIVSPLLNPFIYSLRNKQVREALKDLILRQLVAIAKGPGKS; encoded by the coding sequence ATGAAAAAGAACGAAACGAGAATCAGTGAGTTCATACTTCTTGGCTTCACGGAAGTTCGGAGACTGCAGCTCCTGTTCTTCTCCATCCTTTTTGTTTCCTACATATTGACAATTATGGGAAATGCTGTGCTTATCATCCTGGCTAATACAGACTACCGACTACACACCCCAatgtatttcttcctctggaatttCTCCATCTTGGAAATAGGTTTCACCACGGTTGTCACTCCCCAAACATTATCACATTTACTGATGGGCAATAAAACTATGCCCTATGTTGGTTGCATGATACAATTCTTCTTGTATCTCCATCTGGGCACCACAGAGTTCTTCCTCTTAGCTGTAATGTCCTGTGATCGATATCTAGCCATCTGTAACCCCTTACGCTACCCATCCATCATGAGCAAGAGTTTATGCACCTCCCTTGTTCTTGGCTGTTGGGTTGGAGGTTTTCTCTCTATTATTGGTCCATGTCTGCTCTTATTACAGTTTCCAATGTGTGACTCAAACATCCTGGACCATTTTTTCTGTGACATCACACCACTGATGAACCTCCTGTGTGGGGACATCAGAATTCTGGAAAGTTTTGTATTCGTCACTGCTGTTCTTTCATTGCTGGGGACTTTGACCATTTCAGTGGTTTCCTATATCAACATCATCAAGAGGGTCTTGAGGATCCCCTCTGCTGCAGGGAGAAAGAAAGCATTTTCCACTTGTGCCTCTCACTTCATTGTTATCTCCATCACCTACGGGAGCTGCATCTTCCTTTATATCAACCCAGGCCAGGAGAGCAAAGTGGAGTTTGCCAAAATTGTGGCCATTCTGAACACGATTGTTTCCCCTTTGCTCAATCCTTTCATCTACAGCTTGAGAAATAAACAGGTGCGGGAAGCCTTGAAAGATCTAATATTGAGACAGCTTGTAGCCATTGCTAAAGGTCCAGGGAAAAGCTGA
- the LOC134497455 gene encoding olfactory receptor 6C3-like: MKKNEMRISEFILLGFTEFRRLQLLFFSILFVSYILTIMGNAVLIILANTDYRLRTPMYFFLWNFSILEIGFTTAVTPQTLSHLLMGNKNIPYVGCMIQSFMYFHPGTTELFLLAVMSYDRYLAVCSPLRYPSIMSKHLCTSLVVGSWVGSFLLIISPFVVFLQFPMCDSNILDHFFCDNTPLIQLLCGDTRILEFWGFVTAVLSLLGTLTISVVSYINIIKTVLRIPSAAGRKKAFSTCASHFIVVSITYGSCIFLYINPGQDSKRELAKIVAMLNTIVSPLLNPFIYSLRNKQVQEALKDLVRQLVAIAKGPGKS, from the coding sequence ATGAAAAAAAACGAAATGAGAATCAGTGAGTTCATACTTCTTGGCTTCACGGAATTTCGGAGACTGCAGCTCCTGTTCTTCTCCATCCTTTTTGTTTCCTACATATTGACAATTATGGGAAATGCTGTGCTTATCATCCTGGCTAATACAGACTACCGGCTACGCACCCCAatgtatttcttcctctggaatttTTCTATTTTGGAAATTGGATTTACCACTGCTGTCACTCCCCAAACCTTGTCACATTTACTGATGGGCAATAAAAACATTCCCTATGTTGGCTGTATGATACAATCTTTCATGTATTTTCATCCGGGCACCACAGAGTTGTTCCTCTTAGCCGTCATGTCCTATGATCGATACCTAGCCGTCTGTAGCCCCTTACGCTACCCATCCATCATGAGCAAGCATTTATGCACATCCCTGGTCGTTGGTTCTTGGGTTGGAAGCTTTCTCCTCATCATTAGTCCATTTGTGGTCTTCCTACAGTTCCCAATGTGTGACTCAAACATCCTGGACCATTTCTTCTGTGACAACACACCATTGATCCAACTGCTATGTGGGGACACCAGAATTCTTGAATTTTGGGGGTTTGTCACTGCTGTTCTTTCACTGTTGGGGACTTTGACCATTTCAGTGGTTTCCTATATCAACATCATCAAGACGGTCTTGAGGATCCCTTCTGCTGCAGGGAGAAAGAAAGCATTTTCCACTTGTGCCTCTCACTTCATTGTTGTCTCCATCACCTACGGGAGCTGCATCTTCCTTTATATCAACCCAGGCCAGGACAGCAAAAGGGAGTTGGCCAAAATAGTGGCCATGCTGAACACGATTGTTTCCCCTTTGCTCAATCCTTTCATTTACAGCTTGAGAAATAAACAAGTCCAGGAAGCCTTGAAAGATCTAGTGAGACAGCTTGTAGCCATCGCTAAAGGTCCAGGGAAAAGCTGA
- the LOC134497456 gene encoding olfactory receptor 6C74-like — MKKNETRISEFILLGFTEVLRRLQLLFFSILFVSYILTIMGNAVLIILANIDYRLRTPMYFFLWNFSILEIGFTTAVTPQTLSHLLMGNKNIPYVGCMMQSFMYFHPGTTGLFLLAVMSYDRYLAICSPLRYPSIMSKHLCTSLVVGCWVGSFLLIISPFVVFLQFPMCDSNILDHFFCDITPLIQLLCGDTRILEFWVFVTAVLSLLGTLTISVVSYINIIKTVLRIPSATGRKKAFSTCASHFIVVSITYGSCIFLYINPGQDSKRELAKIVAILNTIVSPLLNPFIYSLRNKQVQDALKDLVRQLVAIAKGPGKS, encoded by the exons ATGAAAAAGAACGAAACGAGAATCAGTGAGTTCATACTTCTTGGCTTCACGGAAGTtc ttcgGAGACTGCAGCTCCTGTTCTTCTCCATCCTTTTTGTTTCCTACATATTGACAATTATGGGAAATGCTGTGCTTATCATCCTGGCTAATATAGACTACCGACTACGCACCCCAatgtatttcttcctctggaatttTTCTATTTTGGAAATTGGATTTACCACTGCTGTCACTCCCCAAACCTTGTCACATTTACTGATGGGCAATAAAAACATTCCCTATGTTGGCTGTATGATGCAATCTTTCATGTATTTTCATCCGGGCACCACAGGGTTATTCCTCTTAGCCGTCATGTCCTATGATCGATACCTAGCCATCTGTAGCCCCTTACGCTACCCATCCATCATGAGCAAGCATTTATGCACATCCCTGGTCGTTGGTTGTTGGGTTGGAAGCTTTCTCCTCATCATTAGTCCATTTGTGGTCTTCCTACAGTTCCCCATGTGTGACTCAAACATCCTGGACCATTTCTTCTGTGACATCACACCGTTGATCCAACTGCTATGTGGGGACACCAGAATTCTTGAATTTTGGGTGTTTGTCACTGCTGTTCTTTCACTGTTGGGGACTTTGACCATTTCAGTGGTTTCCTATATCAACATCATCAAGACGGTCTTGAGGATCCCCTCTGCTACAGGGAGAAAGAAAGCTTTTTCCACTTGTGCCTCTCACTTCATTGTTGTCTCCATCACCTACGGGAGCTGCATCTTCCTTTATATCAACCCAGGCCAGGACAGCAAAAGGGAGTTGGCCAAAATAGTGGCCATTCTGAACACGATTGTTTCCCCTTTGCTCAATCCTTTCATTTACAGCTTGAGAAATAAACAAGTCCAGGATGCCTTGAAAGATCTAGTGAGACAGCTTGTAGCCATCGCTAAAGGTCCAGGGAAAAGCTGA